One window of Desulfovibrio subterraneus genomic DNA carries:
- a CDS encoding aspartate/glutamate racemase family protein produces the protein MKTIGILGGMSWESTQLYYKWLNEGVRERLGGLHSARIVMHSVNFHPVEAAMAKGDWETVAEHLVAGARSVRQGGADFMIIATNTMHKFAERIEAEADIPVLHIADATAAFAKTKGIETVGLLGTAFTMEQDFYRGRLEARHGLNVIVPDTADRALVHKVIFDELCCGKICAVSRDKYAHIIKGMEQQGAQAVILGCTEICLLVDDTCSPLPLLDTTRLHVEAALGEALGLKESATC, from the coding sequence ATGAAAACCATAGGCATATTAGGCGGCATGAGCTGGGAATCGACCCAGTTGTATTACAAATGGCTGAACGAGGGAGTGCGCGAACGTCTCGGCGGCCTGCACAGCGCCCGCATTGTCATGCACAGTGTGAATTTTCACCCCGTTGAGGCAGCCATGGCCAAGGGGGACTGGGAAACCGTGGCGGAACACCTTGTCGCCGGAGCACGGTCCGTGCGTCAGGGCGGTGCCGACTTCATGATCATTGCCACCAACACCATGCACAAGTTCGCGGAGCGCATAGAGGCTGAAGCGGATATTCCGGTGCTGCACATAGCCGATGCCACGGCCGCGTTTGCCAAGACCAAAGGCATTGAAACTGTCGGCCTGCTGGGAACCGCCTTTACCATGGAGCAGGATTTCTACCGCGGCAGGCTGGAGGCCAGACACGGCCTGAATGTGATTGTTCCGGATACCGCAGACCGCGCCCTTGTGCACAAGGTCATTTTTGACGAACTGTGCTGCGGCAAAATCTGTGCGGTATCACGCGACAAGTATGCGCACATCATCAAGGGCATGGAACAGCAGGGAGCACAGGCCGTCATTCTGGGCTGCACGGAAATCTGCCTGCTGGTGGATGACACATGCTCTCCCCTCCCCCTGCTAGACACCACCCGCCTGCATGTGGAAGCGGCGCTTGGCGAGGCACTTGGTTTAAAAGAATCGGCCACCTGCTGA
- a CDS encoding lactate racemase domain-containing protein, with product MWTPEIPRWPMLAPVRQEFDATQVGDVEKAVSNAVEQLRNAGMLRTVRPGQTVAITAGSRGIDRIAEVTAALVTVCRAMGLEPFIVPSMGSHGGATAEGQVQVLASLGITEETAGAPIRSSMQVVQLGETEDGIPVFMDALAMQADHIIIANRVKSHTKFKAPIESGLFKMACIGLGKHTGAALYHKLAVRHGFAHVIRQAGRLALATAPVLFGLGLVENAHGKLHTIAAIAPQQIEQEEEKLLTLCKELSPKLPFSVIDLLIVDRIGKNISGTGMDVNVTGRNRDILGDFMSSPSVSRIFVRDLTPESEGNALGIGFADFTTDRLVHAMDYAKTVTNALTGISPEKAAIPIHFPTDRQSLQAALHSLGDWQPETVRIVRIADTLHLETMHVSPALLAGLPASARRTGQTRQTGQIGQIGQATPMEFDNDGNLIPLTPL from the coding sequence ATGTGGACGCCGGAAATACCCCGCTGGCCCATGCTTGCCCCCGTGCGGCAGGAATTTGATGCCACGCAGGTCGGGGATGTCGAAAAGGCGGTCAGCAATGCCGTGGAGCAGTTGCGCAACGCAGGCATGCTGCGCACCGTCAGGCCGGGGCAGACCGTTGCCATTACTGCCGGCAGCCGGGGCATTGATCGCATTGCAGAGGTTACCGCCGCCCTTGTTACGGTCTGCCGCGCCATGGGGCTGGAGCCGTTCATCGTGCCTTCCATGGGCAGCCACGGCGGCGCCACGGCAGAAGGACAGGTGCAGGTGCTTGCCTCGCTGGGCATTACGGAAGAAACAGCTGGTGCCCCCATACGTTCCTCCATGCAGGTTGTGCAGCTCGGGGAAACCGAAGACGGTATTCCCGTCTTCATGGACGCCCTTGCCATGCAGGCAGACCACATCATCATTGCCAACAGGGTGAAGTCGCACACCAAATTCAAGGCCCCCATCGAAAGCGGCCTCTTCAAAATGGCCTGCATAGGCCTTGGTAAGCACACAGGCGCGGCTCTGTATCACAAGCTGGCAGTGCGCCACGGGTTCGCCCATGTCATCCGGCAGGCAGGTCGTCTGGCCCTTGCCACGGCCCCCGTTCTTTTCGGGCTCGGGCTGGTGGAAAACGCCCACGGCAAGCTGCACACCATTGCAGCCATTGCCCCGCAGCAGATTGAACAGGAAGAAGAAAAACTGCTCACCCTGTGCAAGGAGCTGTCGCCCAAACTGCCCTTTTCCGTCATAGACCTGCTCATTGTGGACCGCATAGGCAAAAACATCTCAGGCACCGGCATGGACGTGAACGTGACAGGCAGAAACCGGGACATTCTGGGCGATTTCATGTCCAGCCCCAGCGTCAGCCGCATCTTCGTGCGCGACCTTACGCCGGAATCAGAGGGCAACGCGCTGGGCATAGGCTTTGCGGACTTCACCACAGACCGGCTGGTACATGCCATGGATTACGCCAAGACAGTGACCAATGCCCTTACAGGCATCAGCCCCGAAAAGGCGGCCATTCCCATCCATTTTCCCACAGACAGGCAGTCGCTGCAGGCTGCCCTGCACTCTCTGGGCGACTGGCAGCCGGAGACGGTACGTATAGTGCGCATTGCCGACACTCTGCATCTGGAAACCATGCATGTATCCCCCGCCCTGCTTGCCGGCCTGCCTGCTTCGGCCCGCCGGACCGGACAAACCCGACAGACCGGACAGATTGGACAGATCGGGCAGGCAACTCCCATGGAATTTGACAACGACGGCAACCTTATCCCCCTCACCCCCCTGTAG
- a CDS encoding PPC domain-containing DNA-binding protein, translating to MKAAQGSMGRVFVLRLEDGDRLPDCIEQFAGENAIRGGLVALVGGIGSGTLVVGPEDSDAEIITPMTKLFNAAHEAAALGTLFADSAGKPKLHMHTTLGRGDDTLTGCIRQGIDVWKIAEVVILEIVDSGMVRKLDPAFNLELLSPE from the coding sequence ATGAAAGCAGCACAGGGTTCCATGGGACGGGTGTTTGTCCTGCGGCTTGAAGACGGCGACAGACTGCCCGACTGCATCGAACAGTTTGCCGGAGAAAACGCCATACGCGGCGGGCTGGTGGCGCTGGTGGGCGGCATAGGCTCAGGCACGCTGGTTGTGGGACCGGAAGACAGCGATGCCGAAATCATCACCCCCATGACCAAACTATTCAATGCCGCACATGAAGCGGCCGCTCTGGGTACCCTTTTTGCCGATTCGGCAGGCAAACCCAAACTGCACATGCACACGACACTGGGCAGAGGCGATGACACGCTGACAGGGTGCATCCGTCAGGGCATTGATGTGTGGAAGATCGCCGAAGTGGTCATTCTGGAAATCGTGGATTCCGGCATGGTCCGCAAGCTTGACCCCGCTTTCAACCTTGAACTGCTCTCACCGGAGTAG
- a CDS encoding TetR/AcrR family transcriptional regulator has product MKRKHEKSDVRREQIAEAVLDILCVEGMGGLTATKVAKAVGLVPSALYRHYSGKLEMLEAGVELLGERVGTRLEQCAAGDDDPLAALRRMLDALTGMLHEMQVVPRVLFSDETMTGHAEYKGVIFKLQQRVLGTALRHIATAQRLGMVRNDIPPDRLAIAYIGMFVPLAVLYHSTGGGIDLQSHLDANWQFFLDGAAPERAGER; this is encoded by the coding sequence ATGAAGCGAAAGCATGAAAAGTCCGATGTCCGCAGGGAACAGATAGCCGAGGCGGTTCTGGACATACTGTGCGTTGAGGGCATGGGCGGGCTCACGGCGACCAAGGTGGCCAAGGCTGTGGGGCTGGTGCCCTCGGCCCTGTATCGTCATTATTCCGGCAAGCTGGAGATGCTTGAAGCCGGAGTGGAACTGCTTGGCGAGCGGGTTGGTACTCGTCTGGAACAGTGCGCGGCGGGTGATGATGATCCCCTTGCGGCGCTGCGGCGGATGCTGGATGCGCTCACCGGCATGCTGCACGAGATGCAGGTGGTGCCCCGTGTGCTTTTTTCTGATGAAACCATGACGGGCCATGCGGAATATAAGGGGGTTATCTTCAAGCTGCAGCAGCGCGTTCTCGGAACAGCCCTGCGCCATATTGCAACTGCCCAGCGTCTGGGTATGGTCCGCAACGATATTCCACCGGACAGGCTTGCCATAGCCTACATAGGCATGTTTGTGCCTCTGGCAGTGCTCTACCATTCCACTGGCGGCGGCATTGACCTGCAGTCACATCTGGACGCCAACTGGCAATTCTTTCTCGACGGTGCTGCTCCTGAACGGGCGGGAGAGCGTTAA
- a CDS encoding NAD(P)H-dependent flavin oxidoreductase produces MSFPSLKIGDIVARIPIVQGGMGVGISLSGLASAVANEGGIGVIAGAMIGMSEPDVGKNPHEANIRAMRKEIRKARELSDGVLGVNIMVALTNFADLVKTSIEEKVDVIFSGAGLPLDMPKYLKEYYEDKKEQAHTKLVPIVSSARAATILCKKWLSKFDYLPDAFVVEGPKAGGHLGFSREEIDDPAHSLEVVIPQVVEAVKVFEEKHGKKIPVIAAGGVYTGEDIKKFLDMGASGVQMGTRFVATHECDADDRFKQSYIDAKEEDVTIIQSPVGMPGRAIIGKFVEDARAGLKKPFKCIFECIHNCKKEESPYCIASALLNAKKGNLDRGFAFSGSNVHRIDRIMSVKELMTSLATEFDAASAKA; encoded by the coding sequence ATGTCATTTCCGTCTTTGAAGATAGGCGACATTGTCGCCCGTATTCCCATTGTGCAAGGAGGCATGGGCGTGGGTATCTCCCTGTCCGGCCTTGCTAGCGCCGTTGCCAATGAGGGTGGCATAGGCGTCATCGCCGGCGCCATGATCGGCATGAGCGAGCCTGATGTGGGCAAAAATCCCCACGAAGCGAATATCCGCGCCATGCGCAAGGAAATCCGCAAGGCCCGTGAACTGAGCGATGGCGTTCTCGGCGTGAACATCATGGTCGCCCTGACCAACTTCGCCGATCTCGTAAAAACCTCCATCGAAGAAAAGGTGGATGTCATCTTCTCCGGCGCAGGCCTGCCGCTGGATATGCCCAAGTACCTCAAGGAATACTACGAGGACAAAAAGGAACAGGCGCACACCAAGCTCGTTCCCATTGTCTCCTCTGCACGCGCTGCCACCATTCTCTGCAAGAAGTGGCTCTCCAAGTTCGACTACCTGCCGGACGCCTTTGTCGTAGAAGGCCCCAAGGCCGGTGGCCATCTCGGTTTCAGCCGCGAAGAGATTGATGATCCTGCCCACTCGCTGGAAGTGGTTATTCCTCAGGTTGTAGAAGCAGTTAAGGTTTTCGAGGAAAAGCACGGCAAGAAGATTCCGGTTATCGCCGCAGGCGGCGTATACACCGGCGAAGACATCAAGAAGTTCCTCGACATGGGCGCTTCCGGCGTACAGATGGGTACCCGCTTTGTGGCCACCCACGAGTGCGATGCCGACGACCGCTTCAAGCAGTCGTACATCGACGCCAAGGAAGAAGACGTAACCATCATCCAGAGCCCCGTGGGCATGCCCGGACGCGCCATCATCGGCAAGTTTGTGGAAGACGCCCGCGCCGGTCTCAAAAAGCCCTTCAAATGCATTTTTGAATGCATTCACAACTGCAAGAAGGAAGAAAGCCCCTACTGCATTGCCTCTGCACTGCTCAATGCCAAAAAGGGCAACCTTGACCGCGGCTTTGCCTTCTCCGGTTCCAACGTGCACCGCATAGACCGCATCATGTCCGTGAAGGAACTGATGACCTCGCTCGCCACGGAATTCGACGCGGCCAGCGCCAAGGCCTAA
- a CDS encoding PD-(D/E)XK nuclease family protein, translating into MRAQPFIIIPWENDFLAGLARLVLSETDGNPAHACIIVPHSRPRRYFADTLYAMPELPKPFALPQMITVSELFATLRSEIENNPPEQIEMLDRVGLLLRCLENQAQEQREALPLPTGDTNRFFPWGVRLANLLEDFYNQNIEPEDVTYMEGQVVDFAAGLLGSLGRIHREYTEKLDNRSWTTPGYDAFRVLRHIKEQRGTYTADSFACLRGKRIFIAGFYGLTGVEEAIFRHLAEEYEAQVVLHSDARLAESPSRVHWACREHTRWLSRWSVQATCAEEPEARKRETVFHEGFDLHSQLDVLERTLGASDGQPRITDADSLPATIGSAVVLPDTGLLMPVLHHLPRKDVNISMGYPLGRSTLFRLLETVMRLQETASGKGHGASLYHWKEVIGLLRHPYLKMLALGEERPLGVPLHHMEASVRTGRRFTDPRTLHPELDEQSKLPEQDVRALLATVFDLAVTRWEHLHTPQDMADTLADLCTLLLTHGGDLWDRFPIDAESIFRLMHRVIPMLRECSLATQIFPKDVLFTILRETIRQERVPFEADPLTGVQVMGMLETRLLRFDNVHIVDATEDKLPGAPANDPLLPDSLRGMLGLPDSRHRELVSAYNFHRLLQGAEQITIYYQAGVERSGLFEEKRARSRFVEELLWQEEKKRGKLITPGTPPLHAISYPMPAITRLDKPVERTPEIAARLSEYLRRPLSPSALDTYLTCPVRFFHERLCGVGAIDEVNEGDDHAGIGELLHSVLEDFYTPYLKRTVHFDEDDAKRLQDLFSLRLNQSELKDSLPFDSFLMLEAAGRKRLASFIDNQPETHIAALEQRFQAEIAVDGRTRLIAGRMDRVDEREGQTVILDYKTGKVSRPNPGIWEDDTLWSRLRCWQGEDDDTLALLAQKLPSVQLPAYLYIYPRGVRQGAPLPVGDAGWVELRSNGKEVLLLGTSTEDDMRETVINEQIPLLMEFLFRHMETVPSYRPNRGRHCDWCPCANCCSV; encoded by the coding sequence ATGCGCGCCCAGCCATTCATCATCATTCCATGGGAAAACGACTTCCTCGCAGGCCTTGCGCGGCTTGTCCTGTCCGAAACAGACGGCAACCCCGCCCATGCATGCATCATCGTGCCGCACAGCCGCCCCCGACGCTATTTTGCCGACACGCTCTACGCCATGCCGGAACTGCCCAAGCCTTTTGCGCTGCCGCAGATGATTACCGTGAGCGAACTGTTCGCCACCTTGCGTTCTGAAATTGAGAACAACCCGCCGGAGCAGATTGAAATGCTTGACCGGGTGGGCCTGCTGCTGCGCTGCCTTGAAAATCAGGCACAGGAACAACGGGAGGCCCTGCCCCTGCCCACCGGCGACACCAACCGCTTTTTCCCGTGGGGGGTGCGGCTCGCCAACCTGTTGGAAGATTTTTACAATCAGAACATTGAACCCGAAGACGTGACCTACATGGAAGGGCAGGTCGTGGATTTTGCCGCCGGTCTGCTCGGCTCTCTGGGGCGGATTCACAGGGAATATACGGAAAAACTGGATAACAGGAGCTGGACAACCCCCGGTTACGATGCCTTCCGCGTGCTGCGGCATATCAAGGAACAGCGGGGCACATACACGGCAGACAGCTTTGCCTGCCTGCGCGGCAAGCGCATCTTCATCGCCGGATTTTACGGCCTTACCGGCGTTGAAGAGGCCATCTTCCGCCACCTGGCCGAAGAGTACGAGGCGCAGGTTGTGCTGCATTCCGATGCCCGCCTTGCGGAAAGCCCTTCGCGGGTGCACTGGGCCTGCCGCGAGCACACGCGCTGGCTTTCCCGCTGGAGCGTACAAGCCACCTGCGCCGAAGAGCCGGAAGCACGCAAACGCGAGACTGTGTTTCATGAAGGGTTCGACCTGCACTCGCAGCTAGACGTGCTTGAACGCACCCTTGGCGCAAGCGACGGACAGCCCCGTATCACCGATGCCGACTCCCTCCCCGCGACCATAGGCAGCGCCGTGGTGCTGCCGGATACGGGCCTGCTCATGCCTGTTCTGCACCACCTGCCCCGCAAGGATGTGAACATTTCCATGGGCTACCCGCTCGGGCGCTCCACCCTGTTCCGCCTGCTTGAAACGGTCATGCGCCTGCAGGAAACAGCATCAGGTAAAGGCCACGGGGCATCCTTGTATCACTGGAAGGAAGTGATCGGCCTGCTGCGCCACCCCTACCTCAAAATGCTCGCACTGGGCGAAGAACGCCCCCTCGGCGTTCCCCTGCATCACATGGAAGCCTCGGTCCGCACGGGCAGGCGCTTCACGGACCCCAGAACCTTGCACCCCGAGCTTGATGAACAGAGCAAGCTGCCGGAACAAGACGTGCGCGCCCTGCTTGCCACCGTGTTCGACCTTGCCGTCACCCGCTGGGAGCATCTGCACACGCCGCAGGACATGGCCGACACACTGGCCGACCTGTGCACCCTGCTGCTCACCCACGGCGGTGACCTGTGGGACCGCTTCCCCATCGATGCGGAATCCATATTCCGTCTGATGCACCGCGTTATTCCCATGCTGCGTGAATGCTCGCTGGCAACGCAGATCTTCCCCAAGGATGTGCTCTTCACCATCCTGCGCGAAACCATACGGCAGGAGCGCGTTCCCTTCGAGGCGGATCCGCTTACCGGCGTGCAGGTCATGGGCATGCTGGAAACACGCCTGCTGCGGTTCGATAACGTGCATATCGTCGATGCCACGGAAGACAAGCTGCCCGGTGCTCCGGCCAATGACCCGCTTCTGCCCGATTCTCTGCGCGGCATGCTCGGGCTGCCGGACTCGCGCCACCGCGAGCTGGTTTCCGCATACAACTTCCACCGCCTGCTGCAAGGGGCGGAGCAAATCACCATCTACTACCAGGCAGGGGTGGAACGCTCCGGCCTGTTCGAAGAAAAACGCGCCCGTTCCCGCTTTGTGGAAGAACTGCTGTGGCAGGAAGAAAAAAAACGCGGCAAGCTCATCACCCCAGGCACACCGCCCCTGCATGCCATCTCGTACCCCATGCCGGCCATCACGCGGCTGGACAAACCGGTCGAGCGCACGCCGGAAATAGCAGCACGGCTGAGCGAATACCTTCGCCGCCCGCTGTCTCCTTCCGCGCTGGATACCTATCTCACATGCCCTGTCCGCTTTTTCCATGAACGCCTCTGCGGCGTCGGTGCCATTGATGAAGTGAACGAGGGAGACGATCACGCGGGCATAGGCGAACTGCTGCACAGCGTGCTTGAAGACTTCTACACGCCCTACCTCAAGCGCACGGTCCACTTTGACGAGGACGACGCCAAACGCCTGCAGGATCTCTTTTCGCTGCGGCTCAACCAGAGCGAACTCAAGGACAGCCTGCCCTTCGACTCCTTCCTCATGCTGGAGGCGGCGGGGCGCAAACGGCTGGCCAGCTTCATTGATAATCAGCCGGAAACCCATATTGCCGCCCTTGAGCAACGCTTTCAGGCCGAGATTGCCGTAGACGGCAGAACAAGGCTCATCGCGGGCCGCATGGACCGCGTGGATGAACGGGAAGGCCAGACAGTCATTCTGGACTACAAGACCGGCAAGGTCAGTCGTCCCAACCCCGGCATATGGGAGGATGACACCCTATGGAGCCGCCTGCGCTGCTGGCAGGGAGAAGACGACGACACGCTTGCCCTGCTCGCGCAGAAGCTGCCCAGCGTGCAGCTTCCGGCCTATCTCTACATCTACCCGAGAGGCGTGCGGCAGGGTGCACCGCTGCCTGTGGGCGATGCCGGATGGGTGGAACTGCGCAGCAACGGGAAAGAAGTGCTGCTGCTCGGCACCAGCACGGAAGACGATATGCGCGAGACCGTCATCAATGAACAAATTCCGCTTCTCATGGAATTTCTGTTCCGCCATATGGAAACAGTCCCCAGTTATCGTCCCAATCGGGGCAGACACTGCGATTGGTGCCCTTGCGCTAATTGCTGTTCTGTGTAA
- a CDS encoding UvrD-helicase domain-containing protein produces MLQQIKASAGSGKTYTLTRQFLTLLKDAVEDARPACAIRHAEEETESGHSWPEILAVTFTNKAATEMRERIVRSLKERALDIEPRNAASDWDAPTASRWVDILLRRYSSLNVRTIDSLLNMLVRLSALELGLPPDFEPIFDEKELFEPLYDRLLDAARAGGPERDLLADACRSLLMLTDKEGFVPGETLRTRLYGLMTRSLQEGTLPDADGDVLRGWLVNLHGDLLTTINTTKHLMEQEGLTPQANFTKYMDKALASGPFRPPVDSAYAGKPHIDDCLLKASKGKASDDLEAAYSDLCHAHAALAGPGHLVRRALILVPFVRLAEPLSRMVHEMQQTEGKVPASLWPSYARDVLSGETGASEAFCRMGTRLTHLLIDEFQDTSIPQWEAIQPLAVECLAKNGTLTYVGDVKQAIYGWRGGDSALFESILNDPELRAIAPDPKRTPLPNNWRSRAQIVEFNNGIFSRLAEPETARAFASSVLSGAPDRLVDAAVDDIVQGFAGATQDVPEHKKDSGGYVHLYDVTAEGKDDLLKQVEERLTVLFRDELIPRRPCGDIAVLVRTNDEAALVAEWLVNLNLPVITENSLKLADHPLVTQTVAFLRFLDYPPDDMAFWEFVSGRGLFADLADLSPLQLDNWLAAPRDGRLFSAFRKAFPGPWRQWIAPFYSQAGLMSAYDTVRELYARTKAFERFPDNAIFLRRFLEVVFAAEERGMRSLSAFLDQWTESGGEEKVPMPENVDAVRVMTMHKSKGLEFPVAVIPFHHHTMRRSDTPERVAVLGQEIMVPRCKELGEPYYKALAAEAREQLHLLYVAWTRPVDELHAFITTSPFHESQSPMLVALRLLLDEYGMGANRDEREPEAMLGTPPVRKRTATPLAAPAAGGISSTAGISGSRGISSTDASSLGPAATSATASGSASASTQIDTTTDTTIDTAIDTTTGAESTAEHDSGKNTIPNSDQPSYDNWKPMQWLPRLKIFRNPLKELVFDERRRGTLVHACLERLRLAMPATPQSIMQDVQRAVRHGMKTAPLPIPDRDATQEELSAMLHWLATLPEFPHWQQYGTPEQSIMDAHGSQHRTDLLVDDGTTLTVVEYKTGQPSSAHKQQVSRYMNLLAAIPAYSDHTLRSALVYLDARQCILAEHSRTTSHSEAATEQ; encoded by the coding sequence ATGCTGCAACAAATCAAAGCCTCTGCCGGGTCCGGGAAGACATATACCCTGACCCGGCAGTTTCTTACCCTGCTCAAAGATGCCGTGGAAGATGCACGCCCTGCCTGCGCCATCCGCCATGCCGAAGAGGAAACGGAAAGCGGCCACAGCTGGCCCGAAATTCTGGCCGTTACCTTTACCAACAAGGCCGCAACGGAGATGCGCGAACGCATCGTGCGCTCCCTCAAGGAACGCGCGCTGGATATTGAGCCCCGCAACGCCGCCTCGGACTGGGATGCCCCCACGGCTTCCCGCTGGGTGGATATTCTGCTGCGCCGCTACTCCTCGCTGAACGTGCGCACCATAGACAGCCTGCTGAACATGCTGGTGCGGCTCTCCGCACTGGAACTCGGGCTGCCGCCGGACTTCGAGCCCATTTTCGATGAGAAGGAGCTCTTTGAGCCTCTTTATGACAGGCTGCTGGATGCCGCCCGCGCAGGCGGACCGGAACGCGATCTGCTGGCGGATGCCTGCCGCTCCCTGCTCATGCTGACGGACAAAGAAGGCTTTGTGCCCGGTGAAACCCTGCGCACCCGCCTTTACGGGCTCATGACCCGCAGCCTGCAGGAAGGAACCCTGCCGGATGCCGACGGCGACGTGCTGCGCGGCTGGCTGGTGAACCTGCATGGAGACCTGCTCACCACAATCAACACCACAAAGCACCTCATGGAGCAGGAAGGACTCACTCCGCAGGCCAACTTTACCAAGTACATGGACAAGGCCCTTGCCTCCGGCCCGTTCAGGCCACCTGTGGACTCTGCCTATGCCGGTAAGCCGCACATAGACGACTGCCTGCTCAAGGCTTCCAAGGGCAAGGCTTCCGATGATCTGGAAGCCGCCTACAGCGACCTGTGCCATGCGCACGCAGCCCTTGCAGGCCCCGGCCACCTTGTGCGGCGGGCGCTCATCCTTGTTCCCTTCGTACGCCTTGCCGAGCCGTTATCCCGCATGGTGCACGAGATGCAGCAGACTGAGGGCAAGGTCCCTGCCTCGCTGTGGCCCAGCTATGCGCGCGATGTGCTCTCCGGCGAAACCGGTGCCTCGGAAGCCTTCTGCCGCATGGGGACACGGCTCACCCACCTGCTCATCGACGAATTTCAGGATACCTCCATTCCCCAGTGGGAAGCCATTCAGCCCCTGGCTGTGGAATGCCTCGCCAAGAACGGCACCCTCACCTATGTGGGCGACGTGAAGCAGGCCATTTACGGCTGGCGCGGGGGCGATTCCGCCCTGTTTGAATCCATCCTGAACGATCCGGAACTGCGGGCCATTGCCCCTGACCCCAAGCGGACTCCGCTGCCCAACAACTGGCGCAGCCGTGCGCAGATCGTGGAATTCAACAACGGCATCTTTTCACGACTCGCTGAACCGGAAACGGCACGGGCCTTTGCCTCGTCCGTTCTCTCCGGTGCGCCGGACAGGCTGGTGGATGCCGCCGTGGACGACATTGTGCAGGGCTTTGCCGGAGCAACGCAGGATGTGCCGGAACACAAGAAGGACAGCGGCGGCTACGTGCACCTTTACGATGTCACCGCCGAGGGCAAGGACGACCTGCTCAAGCAGGTGGAGGAGCGCCTGACGGTCCTCTTCCGCGATGAGCTCATCCCCCGCAGACCGTGCGGCGACATAGCCGTTCTTGTGCGCACCAACGATGAGGCCGCGCTGGTGGCGGAATGGCTCGTGAACCTGAACCTGCCCGTCATCACGGAAAACAGCCTCAAGCTGGCAGACCACCCGCTGGTGACACAGACCGTGGCATTTTTGCGTTTTCTGGACTACCCGCCGGACGACATGGCCTTCTGGGAATTCGTTTCCGGCAGAGGGCTGTTCGCCGATCTTGCAGACCTCTCCCCCCTGCAGCTGGACAACTGGCTCGCAGCACCGCGGGATGGCCGTCTGTTCTCCGCTTTCCGCAAGGCCTTTCCCGGACCATGGCGGCAGTGGATTGCGCCCTTCTATTCTCAGGCCGGTCTGATGAGCGCCTATGACACCGTGCGCGAACTGTATGCCCGCACCAAGGCCTTTGAGCGCTTTCCGGACAATGCCATTTTCCTGCGCCGCTTCCTTGAGGTGGTCTTTGCGGCAGAAGAACGCGGCATGCGCTCCCTTTCCGCCTTCCTTGACCAGTGGACGGAAAGCGGCGGTGAAGAAAAGGTGCCCATGCCCGAAAATGTGGATGCGGTGCGCGTCATGACCATGCACAAATCCAAGGGGCTGGAATTCCCCGTGGCGGTCATTCCTTTCCATCACCACACCATGCGCCGCAGCGATACGCCTGAACGTGTGGCCGTGCTGGGGCAGGAAATCATGGTGCCGCGCTGCAAGGAACTGGGTGAACCGTACTACAAAGCGCTCGCTGCCGAAGCCCGTGAGCAGCTGCACCTGCTCTACGTGGCTTGGACCCGCCCTGTTGATGAGCTGCATGCCTTCATTACCACCTCGCCCTTCCACGAATCCCAATCACCCATGCTGGTTGCGCTCCGCCTGCTTCTGGACGAATACGGCATGGGGGCAAACAGGGACGAACGGGAACCGGAAGCCATGCTCGGCACCCCGCCTGTCCGCAAAAGAACAGCTACCCCCTTGGCCGCACCTGCCGCAGGTGGCATATCCAGTACAGCCGGCATATCAGGCTCGCGTGGCATTTCTTCAACCGATGCTTCAAGTTTGGGACCGGCAGCGACATCAGCCACGGCATCGGGCTCTGCTTCGGCCTCTACCCAGATTGATACAACGACCGATACGACGATCGATACGGCAATAGATACGACAACTGGCGCGGAAAGCACAGCAGAACACGATTCTGGGAAGAACACGATACCCAATTCAGATCAGCCCAGTTACGACAACTGGAAGCCCATGCAATGGCTGCCCCGTCTCAAGATATTCCGCAACCCGCTCAAGGAGCTGGTGTTCGACGAACGCAGACGCGGCACGCTGGTACACGCCTGTCTGGAACGACTGCGCCTTGCCATGCCTGCCACTCCCCAGAGTATTATGCAGGATGTGCAACGCGCCGTGCGGCACGGCATGAAGACAGCCCCGCTGCCCATTCCCGACCGTGATGCCACGCAGGAAGAACTGTCGGCCATGCTGCACTGGCTTGCCACCCTGCCCGAGTTCCCGCACTGGCAGCAATATGGCACGCCGGAACAGTCCATCATGGATGCACACGGCAGCCAGCACCGCACCGACCTGCTGGTGGACGACGGCACCACCCTCACCGTGGTGGAATACAAAACGGGTCAGCCTTCATCCGCCCACAAACAACAGGTTTCGCGCTACATGAATCTGCTGGCAGCCATTCCTGCTTACAGCGATCACACCTTGCGCAGCGCGCTCGTCTATCTGGATGCCCGCCAGTGCATACTGGCAGAGCATTCCCGCACCACCTCTCATTCCGAAGCAGCGACGGAGCAGTAG